In Actinomadura luteofluorescens, the sequence GGGGTCATCGGCGTTCTGGTAGGACGAAACGTCCTGCTTCGCGAGGTTGGGGGCGGGGGTGTTCGTGCGGGCTGGCAGGTCGGCTTCTGGAGAGGGCTTGGTGGATGGTCGGTATCCGAGAGTGCAGGGAGGAAGATCTTGAGCTGCTGGAGTCCTGCATTCCCTCGCCTGGCCGGACCAGGAGGCATGCGGCGCGGTTCGAGCAGCAGCGGCGCGGGCTCACCACGTTTCTGATCGCCTGGGCCGAGACCGCTCCCGTCGGAACGGGGCAGGTCCTGTGGCACGGCTGCGCCGCTCCCGAGGTGAGGCAGCTTTATCCGAACTGTCCCGAACTCAACGGTCTGGGGGTCTGGCCGCCCGAACTGCGGTCGCAGGGCATCGGGAGCGCCATCATCGACGCGGCCGAAGGCCTCGCGCGCCGGCGCGGTCACGACCGGATCGGGCTGGGTGTGGACGACGACAACCAGCGGGCGGCCGATCTCTACCTCCGGCTCGGTTACCAGGAGACCGGCTGCCGCTACCTCGATCGGTACCACTACATCGACGACCACGGGACCCGCCATGAAGTAGTCGACCCCGCGCGGTTCCTGGTCAAGCAGCTCGGTCGGGCGGGCGGTGTGCAGCCCTCTTAGGCTGATCGCAGGCAGAAGGGGTGTCCGGCCGGGCTGGCGTAGATCCGGCTGCCGTCCTCTTCCGGGTGGACGTCGTCTGTCGGGCGCAGCCTGGTGGCACCGGCTTCGAGCGCCGTGCGGTCCGCGGCCGCGAGGTCGTCGACGGTGAAGTCGAGGTGCATCTGCTGGGACGTGCCGTCCGGCCAGTTCGGGGCGATCTGTCCCGGGGCCGACTGGATGACGAGCACGGGCAGGCCGGGGGCCTGGACGAAGTGGTGGCTCGGCGTGCGGGTGATCGAGCCGCCGAGCAGCCGGTGCCAGAAGGCGCCTTCCGGCTCCGGTTCGGCGGCGTCGATGACCACGGAACTCAGGTTGATGATCACGGGTTTCCCGTTCTTCGAGTCGGGCGGTGCTCAGACGGTCGGGATGATGCCGCCGTCGACGCGGAACTGCGCTCCGGTGAGCCACTTCGCGCGCCGGGAGGCGAGGAACGCGATCAGGTCGGCGACGTCCTCGGGGTCTCCCGGGCGGCCCATCGGGACCTTCAGGTGGTCCACGATCCGCTGCTCGATCTCCTCTGGGCTGATGCCCTGCTGGTCGGCCATGCGCTGGAGGTGGGCGGCCGCGCCGTCGGTGACGACGAAGCCCGGAAGGACGCACACCACGCGTACCCCGTGCTCGCCGACCTCGGTCGCCAGCTCGCGGCTGTAGGCGTTGAGCGCCGCCTTGGCGGCGGCGTAGGACGCCTCGGTGCGCTGCGGGAGCCGGCTGGCGATTGAGGAGACGTGCACGACGACGCCGGAGCCGCGTTCGACCATCCCCGGTACCAGCGCCCGGTCCAGGCGCACGGCGCTGAGGAGGTTCATCTCAAGGTCCGCGCGCCAGGACTCCTCCGACCGGGTCAATGTCGGCGCCGGGGCGCTCGCGGCACCCGCGTTGTTCACCAGGACGTCCACCCCGCCCACGAGGTCGACGACGCGGCGGCCCAGTTCCGCCGCGCCCTCCTCCGTCGAGAGGTCCGCCGGAATGAACGTGGCGCCGTCCCCCTCCTTCGGCCTGCTCCGGGACGCCGTCAGCACGGTCGCGCCCGCGGCGGCGAACCGGCGGACGGTGGCCTGGCCCAGGCCGCGGCTGCCGCCGGTGACCAGCACTCGGAGGCCGCCCAGTCCTTCTTCTGTGATCGTCATGGGGATCTCCCTCGTAACATGAACCCGACTCCGGAAACAGTAGTACACAAACGGAACCGGACTCACCTTATGGAGGTCCCGTTGGCTTCATCGCGCCCGCTGCGCGCCGACGCGCGACGCAACCGCGAGGCGCTCCTCGCCGCGGCGCGGGAGGCGTTCCTCGGCGGCGACACCGACGCACATGTCGAGGAGATCGCCCGTAGTGCCGGCGTGGCGGTCGGGACGTTCTACCGCCACTTCGAGACACGCGAGGTCCTCATCGAGGAGGTCTATCGCAAGGAGGTCGACGACCTGTGCGCCGCACCCGTGGAGCTTCTGGACCGGCACGCCCCCGACGAGGCCCTGCGGCGCTTCCTGCTGCTGCTCGTGGACCACGCGGCCGTCGGCAAGGGGATGTCCGTCGCTTTGGAGAGCATCATGGCTACGGACTCACCGGTCTTCGGGACCGCCCGCACCCAGATGGCGAACGCCCTCGACCGGCTGCTCGCCGCGGGCGCCGAGGCCGGCGCCGTCCGCGGCGACGTCACGGGCTCCACCCTGCTGCGCGCGCTGGGCGGCATCTGCGGGATGCGCGCCACGGAAGGCTGGCAGGTCGAAGCCCGGCAGATCACCACCCTCCTCTTCGACGGCCTGCGCCACGGCGCCCGGCGGGCGAACTGAGCCGGATGCCCCGGCCGACTCCAGTGACCTTGGAAAACCTGTTGCGCGGCCGCATAGCGTGGAAGTGTGATCGAGATCAGGGACGTGCCGGAGGCCGATGCCGGGCTGATGGTCGACTTCGCCGGGATGGTGTTCCACGTCCCGGTCGAGGAGCTCGACCGCGAGCGGGACGGGTGGCCGGCCGTCCGGGCCGAGCGGATCGGCGCCTTCGACGGGGAGACGAAGGTCGGGCAGCTGGCGGCGCTGCCGATGCGGCTCGCGGTTCCGGGCGGGCTGCTCGACTGCTCGGCGGTCACGTTCGTCGGGGTGCTGCCCACGCATCGGCGCCGGGGGATCCTGACGTCCATGATGGACCGGATGGACGCCGATGCCATCGCGGCGGGGCGTCCGGTGGCCGCGCTGTGGGCGTCGCAGGGCGCCATCTACGGCCGGTATGGGTTCGGGCTGGCCACTTGGGCGATCGACCTGGAAGTGACCACGTCAAGTCCGCTGGAGTTCCGCACGACTCCGGACGATCGGCCGCTGCGGCTCCTCGAAGCCGCGTCCGCACCTGAGGTGCT encodes:
- a CDS encoding GNAT family N-acetyltransferase; translation: MVGIRECREEDLELLESCIPSPGRTRRHAARFEQQRRGLTTFLIAWAETAPVGTGQVLWHGCAAPEVRQLYPNCPELNGLGVWPPELRSQGIGSAIIDAAEGLARRRGHDRIGLGVDDDNQRAADLYLRLGYQETGCRYLDRYHYIDDHGTRHEVVDPARFLVKQLGRAGGVQPS
- a CDS encoding TetR/AcrR family transcriptional regulator, translating into MASSRPLRADARRNREALLAAAREAFLGGDTDAHVEEIARSAGVAVGTFYRHFETREVLIEEVYRKEVDDLCAAPVELLDRHAPDEALRRFLLLLVDHAAVGKGMSVALESIMATDSPVFGTARTQMANALDRLLAAGAEAGAVRGDVTGSTLLRALGGICGMRATEGWQVEARQITTLLFDGLRHGARRAN
- a CDS encoding VOC family protein; amino-acid sequence: MIINLSSVVIDAAEPEPEGAFWHRLLGGSITRTPSHHFVQAPGLPVLVIQSAPGQIAPNWPDGTSQQMHLDFTVDDLAAADRTALEAGATRLRPTDDVHPEEDGSRIYASPAGHPFCLRSA
- a CDS encoding oxidoreductase is translated as MTITEEGLGGLRVLVTGGSRGLGQATVRRFAAAGATVLTASRSRPKEGDGATFIPADLSTEEGAAELGRRVVDLVGGVDVLVNNAGAASAPAPTLTRSEESWRADLEMNLLSAVRLDRALVPGMVERGSGVVVHVSSIASRLPQRTEASYAAAKAALNAYSRELATEVGEHGVRVVCVLPGFVVTDGAAAHLQRMADQQGISPEEIEQRIVDHLKVPMGRPGDPEDVADLIAFLASRRAKWLTGAQFRVDGGIIPTV